In Papaver somniferum cultivar HN1 chromosome 9, ASM357369v1, whole genome shotgun sequence, the genomic stretch GACCGTTTCTACATACAGGCACTTTTTGTTATATTTTGATCATAAGCAAACCAAAACAGAATAAGTAAGCCTGTGACATATTTTGGATAGTGCTGACTTGCACATATCAGTGTTCAAACCATCAATAATAAAACTAGGCGGATAAGAGGAGTCATTACAGGCTGCCTTTGCATTAGCTTTGAGGGCCAATGCAAGAGCTGCCCGAATTACCCTTTTAGTTACATAAACAAAATTAAGGACTTGCATGGTCTGATAGTTCAAAAATAAGAATGTTTAAAGTCTTCTCACAAAGTCTTGGCCCGCCAAGCCAATTTGTTCTGTTCTCCTTGAATTTACATATACATGCACTTTCGGCCTTTTCTTGTTGCTTCTTTCTCTCGGAGGTCTCTCCATTTGGAGATATAACTAAATTAGTCTCACTTTTTTATTACAAAGTCAACAGAAAATTGTCTTGCATTGATACGCCATACATTCTCTATTTttgaattataaaaatatttttctattCCAATCTTAAGAAAAATCTTAACGTATATATTTTGAGAAACTATTTTTCGTAGGACTTCAGATCGACAGTTGTTGTTTTGTTCCTGCCAAATAATGCCCTTTCATTTTTCCAACTTTCAGTTGAACTTCCCACtttgtatatataaataatagGCCTAATTTGATTTTTGGTGTTGCAGGTGGCCTTTATTAATCAAGAGATTCAGAATACTGAAATTCCTATTTTCCTGGTAGGAACTCTTCCTTCTGCTGAAACagttaaattttttattattatctaTACGTGAATAATCTCCGCCTATGTAGTCTCTTCTAGATAGCCTTGTCTCTTCGTCTGTAAACCTGAATTGGCGGGGTAACAACCTGGGTTGAGGAGCAACAGTTTCCATAGGTACTGAACCAGGAAGATCAAACCAAAGCTGATCTTCACAATATATTATATGCCCCCTTGAAGATAAGCCGCTGAATACTCGGAGAAGTAGGCTTGATCTTCACAAAAAGTGACATCCATAGATACACGGATCTTTCCCATAAGAGGGTGACAACACCTATAGCCTTTATGTGTAGTTGAATATCCCAAGAAAACACACTTGAAAGCTCTTGGATCCAATTTACTTCTATCTTGTTTATGGACATGCACATAGCAAACACATCCAGAGACATTTTTAGGTGCAAGGCCATGAGGTTGACGTGAAATACCAGAAGAAAGAACATCAACAGGTGTTTGAAAATTCAGAACCCTAGAAGGCATCTTGTTAATCAGTTGTGTTGCAGTAAGGACAACATCACCCCAAAATCTTTTTGGCTCATCCATTTGGAACAAAAAGACCTAGAGATTTCTAATGGGTGACGATTTTTTCGCTCAGCAACTCCATTTTGCTGAGGGGTATCAGTACAAGAGGTTTGGCGGACAATTCCATGTTCCAAGAAGTAAGAAGAAAGACATTGCTTCATATACTCACCACCCCTATTAGATCTTAACACCTGAATTTTTTCTATCAAACTGGGTAAGAACAAACTTATGAAAGTTCTTGAAGATGTCATGAACATCACTCTTATCTTTCAATAAATAAATCCAAAAGACTCGAgataatcatcaataaaggtgacaaaCCAACGAAAACCACGAACAATATTGACACGGGAAGGACCCCAGACATCACTGTGTACAATAGCAAAAGGAGATAGACTTCTATTCATGCTTAAAGGATAAGGAACACTGTGATGTTTAGCTAATTTACATGCTTCACAATGAAATTTAGATATAGCAAGTTCTGAAAACAACTTAGGAAACAACATTTACATATACTCAAAAGAAGGATGTCCTAATCGTTTATGTCATAGTCCGACTTGTTCCTCAGAATTAGATCCACTTGTTGATTTGTAGGCTCTTGTGCTgctctcttgttccatctcttgcaACTCAAGGTAGTAAAGGCCTCCTCTTTCCTTACCATGACTAATGGCCTTCCCTTTGCAAAGATCATGAAAAAGGCGATGTGTGTCAAAGAAGGTAACACAACACTTCAATATTATAGTTATCTGACCGATGGGGATGAGATTGCAAGAGAGATTCGGGACATGTAACACCGTAGAGAGGGACACGAAGCTAGTTATTAGACTATTTCCTTCACCAAAAATAGTAGTTGAAGACCCATCGACAGTTAAGATAGACGGTTTACTAAGATTGGGATTGTAAGTGGAAAACATATTAGACTTGGTAGACATGTGATCGGTTACTCTACATAACTATCAACAATCCAAGAATCTACGGTTGTTCACATGAAGGTCTAGCTGCATTACTAAATGTATTTTTGTTACCTGATTGAGCCATGGAAGTAGAACCAACAAAATTCTCCTTGGAAGACAGCATTTGAGCATACTCCGTTATCATTTGCTCCATTTGGGATTGAGATGGTTGAGAAGATGGTTGGAAGAAATGCCGGTTGATGTAGATGGAAACTCCTCATCAGTTGTGTGTATGCTCTTAGACCACCATTGcgacctcctcttcttcctccacgTCTGCCATTAGAGAAACCCTTTCTCCTATTATCATTCTTCCATTGTGGGGGCCCATCGAGCTTGAAGCATGTCTCCTTGGTATGTCTTCTCTTGTTGCAATAGTCACAGTATAAAGAGTCTTTCTCGTCAGGCTTGCGGATGTTTTCTAATGCGACTGTTGGAATATGAATGGAGGTGGCAACAACCTTCAACGTTGAACTTTCTTGAGCTACTGGAGATGCCATAGCAACCCTGCGAAGTTCTTCAAACCTCACAATTCCATAAACTCCCCGAAGTGTAGCAATGGATCCTCCCTATATCTGAATTCTAATAGGTTAAAAGAAGAGTCTAGACCAACAAGGAACTCAATGACTCGACCACTTTCAATTCTCTTCTGCAGCTTGATAGTGTCAGCAACACACTCCATGTCACACGGCTGGAGGAAATCTAGTTTCTTGCCACAAAGCTTGAAGAGCATAATAATAGACTGATAGGGGTATATTATTCTATCGTGTCTCTATAACTCTACCGATTCAAATCATAGAGTTGTGTAACATCACCACTCACCACATAAATCTGAGCTACTGCATCCCACTATTTTTTTTTACAGTGGTTAGGCGCATAAAACTGCTCCTCAAATCAGGAGATATAAAGTCTAGCAACCAACTCATTAATATGGCATTTTCTTCCACCCAAGTCTCATATGTGGGGTCTGAGTTTGCCGGACATAGCTTGTTTCCTGTCAAATATCCAATCTTTCCCTTAACGGTGATGTAAAGCTTCATCCAGTGAGACCAAACAAGATAGTTGGAATCATCCAACTTACAAGATGTCATCTTGACATTCATACTATCAGTATGAGAAAAGTCTAAAGATGCTGAACTCCTAGAGTTAGATAAACTACTATTTTCAGAAGTACTTGTCATAGATCTATTTTTAACTCAACAAACAAAGATAAACTTTAAGGAAAAACCAACTTACAAACAGCCACATGTTCTTCAAGAACAGCcgtttgtagtttcttttaaacagCTTCAGGATCTAACTTCAAGATCTTAATCACCAACCGAAGCAGTAATAGATCAAGCTAAAGAAGGAACTAAGATGGGTTTccacttctttctctttcttgagCTTTGATACCATGTGGGAATCAAGAGAGAGTGAATGGAAGAGTGCAAACCATTCAGAAGTAAGCCCTCTCTTTTATAGATAAAATTTGTACAGTTACAACTATACCCTTCAAGGATGAAAATATCTAACACGGTTCACTAATCATCGTACACTATTCCTATCCTGTATAACTGAATGTACACAGATTATACTTATGCACAACTTTTGAGCACATACACTATTTATGTAACCTGACCATGAGACTAATATTTCAACAGAAAGGTCATATTGCGGGTCCTTGGAAAAAGGAAAGTTCCCGCAAAGTACATTACCCTCATCAAAGATATGTAAGATGACGTTCTGACCAATGTCAGAGCGTGCGATAGCAAAACTAATGACTTCCCTATTAGGATAGGATTACACCAAGGGTCAGCTCTGAGCCCTTACATTTTCACCCTAGCGATGGACGAAGTTACAGGGGAATATAAGGGGGATCCCTTGGTGCATGCTCTTTGCTGACGATGTAGTGATAACGATGAGAGTAGGATAGGGGTCGATAGACACCTGGAGATATGGAGACGAACCTTAGAATCCAAGGGCTTTAGATTTATGGTGGGTTTGGTTGCAGAATTCATAATTTCCAGGAATTTGTAATCCCGTGTAAATCCCCATATATGTTTGGTAACTCGGTTGAGATTCCTAGGATTCATAAATTTTCTTGTGTTAAAATCCATGTATTGTTTGTTATTGCCCTAAGAATcttaaaatagtatatatatgcGATTTGGAGATAAAAAAAAAGGGTCCATAAATCCCCTCATAAGTTTCCTAGCAAATCTTAGGGagaggggtcggactccatatggaggatttgttGGAAAAGTGAATCCCGTCGGAAACCTAATTCCAGGGATTTGGGCAACCAAATGTAGCGAGGAaaacgtaattccaccaaatcccctGGACCCAAAAATCcctctttaaaattctacatccaaacctaCCATTAGTAACAAACCTTAGAATCCAAGGGCTTTGGATTTAGTAGGACTAACAGTGAGTATGTGAGGTGCGAATGCAGCGATACTAAAACAGAGGATAGAGATGCCACTTTGGCCGGATAAGTAGTGCCTAAGAAGGATACCTTTTGATATTTAGGGTCGATGATGCAGAATGATGGCGAGATTGATGAGGAAGTTAGCCATAGAATTTGAGCGAGATGGATGAAATGGCGACAAGCAGCCGGCATCACCTGTGTGACAAAAAAGTCCCACTAAAACTTAAAGGCTAGCTTTATAGGACGACAATGAGGCCTACGATGTTGTGTAGGGCGGAATATTAGGCTACTGAAAGACAATATATTTAGAAGATAAGTGTAGCAGAGATGTGTATGCTTCGGTGGAGTTGTGAACATACTAGACTGGAACGAATTAGAAACGATGATATATGCGAAAAACTTGAGTGGCGCCAATTGAGGAGAAGTATATTCTATACTCGTTGGACATCTCCAACGAGAACCCCCGCAAGCACCAGTGCGCACTGGTATCATAAGATGTGTCGTAAACACAAAAAGAGGCAGAGGTCGACCAAAACGGATATGGGAGGAAGCGGTGAAAAGAGACTTGAAGGAGTGGAATCTGTCCAAAGACTTAGCGATCCAGGTACCAAAACCATGACCTAGGGAGTCGGATTAAGAGTTGTTTAGGGGTAGGGGTAACATTCATGGCATAGGACTCTGTATAGCAACCCGGGATCAAAGACTTAAGGCTTGGAACTTTGCCCCTAGGATTTATTAGTATAGTTAATGTCGGGATTAGACTAGCTTTGTTGGTAGCAttatttcttttttaatattACTGTATTCTTCTGTTTAAGGTTTGGGTAACTTCAACATGGATTTCATTTCTAGCCTACCCCAACTTCTTTGGGACCGAAggctttgttgttgttgttgttgttatacgTGAATAGTATTTATTTGTGTCATAGACATTTTACTGATTCTAAGCCATCATACAGTTACAATGATATGAAATCCTTTTATTTGGTCTTTTTGACAATTCTGATTCTCTGAAATTAGGAATatagtatcctaattaggtgtgGTAGTGCTTTGCTAAAGCAAAAATATATGCAACTTTAGAATTATCAGAATAGAAATAGTTTCTATGTTCACTGTAGGTGATGCTGCTGCTACATGAATTATAAGTCTCCTCCTAGCTAAGGAAAATACTTAAGTTGGACGAAAAGGtaatatactccctctgtccctatTATGAAGGTGGAGTTTAGAAATTGTGTATTCTCATTAGATAGGCGGAGTTCCAACTCCAATGTTGTTTTTTCCACAAACACTCTTATTTTATTTATGATGCATGGGTATCATACAATTTACTTAAATATTTGATGGGGATTAGATAAGGGTAAATTAGGAAAGTAAGAAGAAATTTATGAAAACTAGAGGTTTTCTTGTTCTAAGAGAATACACCTTCTCCGCCTTTATAATAGGGACAGAGGTAGTATTAGGTTATAAATGATACATGCATCAGTTAAACTTGAATCTCCTATCTTTCAAAGGTGGTGCTTTAGTTGTTGAATGAAAAACTGATGCTGTAGATGAATAAATACATCTGTTTTACTTGTCGTATCGCTTCAATTCACAAGAAAACTTTGCCAGCAATTTAAGTTTATTCTAAATATTTTAAGTTCTGGTAGTTTGAGCTCTGGGATTTTAATGGTAGAAAACGATAAATTTATATTCTTTCCTTGGTGGAGTTCTTATTGGTAGTTAACTATCATTATCTTGCTGCAGGTGGGGCATTCTATTGGTTCGCATATGTCTCTGGAGGTTTTTAGGAGTCTACCAGAACGGGTAACTAATGCCTTTCTTACAGTTTCATATAAAACTATGCTGTTGTTCTTTTCCCCTATATTCTGCAGAAGGTAATGAATGTCCTGTTCAGCTGTCTTTCATTAGCTTAGAgcgttcatttttaatttttttcatgttCAGGTGAAATATTGTGTAGGACTATACCCGTTCTTGAGTTCAAACAAGGAATCTGTTGCGCAGAAAGTAATTGAAAAGATCTCAATGTAAATTCTCTTTCTTATGAGAAATATCACCTCTAGTTGCTTTGGCTGTTGCTTTACTTTTTGTGTGCTTAGCTAAAGGTCCTATCTAAGATTATGAGGATCTCTCCATTTTGATCAATTGAGGCAACCTGCGGAAAGACTAACTTAGCAAGTGCCCAAAAAAGTTCACTTGAATCCTTCTAGAATTGGCAAGTTAGTTTGACTCGAGAAATTGCTTGGTGTGATGCCAGAAATTATTTGGCAAAAGACAATTGAAGAAAATGTCTCTCTTCGTATGGAACTATCTGTGTCTATTTTGTACTTCAGTTAGTTCGGCAAGTTATTTATCACTCTTATGAAGGGGTCCATCTCAAAAATAAGTGCAGAAATGTATTTTTTTAATGGTTATACTTTTCACTCGCTGTGCTTATTGATGCATTGAGGTTTCAGGTCCTCAATTCTATGTTCggcgattagttgtattgtatcagCACTGGGCTTACTTCCAAGACGCCTCACCAGGTTTCTCGTGAAAAGATCTGTTGGGAAGTCATGGTCTACTGCATCAGTTGAGGCTCTTTGTGGTCACCTGCTGCAGGTGAGCGTCTCTCGTAAGGGTATCACTTTCTTAAGTTGGCTAATGGATTGGAAATGCTAGGTAAGGGTATCACTGTATTAGAAAGGAAACTTATAGTATTTTGTTGATCTAAACTCTACAGTACCACACAATGCGGAATATCCTCTTTCTGGCAAAGACAGAGTTCGAGAAGGTATAATCATACTCAAATTTCAATTTGCAATCAGTGAGTTGAAAATTGAAACGGAGCAAGAGTACTTTGCTCACAAAACCAGAATACCCGTTTTCACCTAGCttgttatgttttcaacataaaaAAAAGTCTTTAGTCGATTAAGCTGGCGTTACTGTTTGGTGTCTTCTGTCGTATGGAGTACCTCCTATGAGTTCAAAATTTTCTTCGATCTTTCTGTAATATGTACCGCGCTCTCCTCTAATTTGTTGAATGATTACAATTTTTGGTCACAGTTAGGTTTCTCAGCAGGTTTATGTGTCAATAATAAGAAAATCAACATAATATCAAACCCATAACTAACTGTAAACTTTGTGCTGACTTTTGCCCTTCTTACTAGTTTGCCCAAGAGCCAGATTGGATATTTATGAAGGAAAAGCAGGATCAAATTTCCTTTTTATTTGGGATCGATGATCACTGGGGCCCACTGACAATGTTTGAAGAGGTAACTAAGAACGAATTTATCGAACTCAACATGTCATTATCTTTGAAGAGAAAGTAAatgtgtttgttttctttttttggtgtGCATTGCAGATTTCCAAGAAGGTCCCAAATGTAGCTTTATCAATCGAGAAAGAGGGGCATACACATTCATTTAGTTGCACCGAGGCAGGCTCAGTGTGGCTTGCTGACCATGTAGTAAGCGTGATTAAGCATCAATTACAAGTTAAAGCTGGTATGTCTGAATTTTTAAGAGTCCAAGGCTTGACTATGACCCTTCTGCATCCACATGAACTTCTGTTGGTTATAAACCAAtttatgttatttcaattttctggTGTGCAGACAGAGTCAAAGATACAATGGTTGGATGAGAATAGCTATTAAATTGGAAACTTTCCACATTGGACTAACAGTCTTCAGCTGATCTGAAGCACACTTTGCAGAACACCCACCAGGTTAAGGATATTTATGTTAATGGATCTTTTCTGTACAAAATCCATGATTAGATCTCAATATACAAAGATTACTGTTGAACAATTACCAAGGAAAAAAAAGATTACTGTTAAAACACAGATTATGTTTCTTTCATGTTCCAAATATTTGACCAGACACTTCCTTTTCATGGTTGTATTAGTGGTCAGTAGTCAAAGGTCAAACACgtaaaatatttatttcttttagcACAGCAGCACAGGTGATTATTTCTTTATGTTCCAGATATTTATTTCTCCACCGGCCAAACTGTGAAAACTATTACTCACATTCAAAACCAGCTTGAAGCAAATCCTCAAGGGGATATGAACGAAACTCCAGGTACAGTTAGGGATGATTCCCAAGTTCTGACACCACGCGCATTATACTTTATATTTTCTTTAAGTTCctttaaaattttgaaaacccaAACTGTGCCAGCCACAACTGCTTGGAAATTCTGTAATGCACGCTGAACACTGCAAATCGTGATTTCCGCTACACAACTTGCactaaacaaaagaaaaaatcctcttcagagttttcataatttaatcGAGTTCATGTGTGTGCTTTAAAATAATTTAGTTCATCTGCAGTGGAATGATCAGATAGGACCTTATCGATCGTACATTAGGGTTAATATTTATATATCTAATCGAGATTTTGATAATGGCTTTTGATTTATGCCTTCTTCAAGAGGCATAACCCTAGTGTTTGACCACGTACTTTCCTAGTACACTCTGGTTTAATTTCTTTCTAAATCATGATTAGTCAACTAATGTAGTATCTCTACTGTCGTAATACAGTATCTCTACTGTCATAATACAAACTTTCCACATGCGGGGCGGCCACCCCTACAACGCACACCATAACAAAAGTAGTTCATGTGAGCGAAATTCTTTTCAAGGCGCGTACTCATTAATCCCTCTTGGTTATATTCTAGTTAGTCATCataattatcatcatcatcaccataatCATGATAATCACAGTTCTCCTAATCATCTTAGTCGTAATCATTATGAACGAATTTAAATGAGTAAACGAGATTATCACATTAATGATGATAGGTACAACCTTTGGGCACATGACTCGAGCCTGTTACGCAACTTCATAAGTAGTAGTTCATACTTCCACGTTATTCTCCCTCGGTTATGTGGCTGAATAATTAATTGGTGTACGTGATTACGATTCTTACGCTGAAA encodes the following:
- the LOC113314289 gene encoding lipid droplet-associated hydrolase isoform X1, which translates into the protein MVGEYLLSKERKQASLRLCNVSSFMTELLELSAENPSLHVVIIPGNPGVVQFYKHFVEGVYEMLDGCASVTAIGHISQTKKNWDSNRLFSLQDQIDHKVAFINQEIQNTEIPIFLVGHSIGSHMSLEVFRSLPERVKYCVGLYPFLSSNKESVAQKVIEKISMSSILCSAISCIVSALGLLPRRLTRFLVKRSVGKSWSTASVEALCGHLLQYHTMRNILFLAKTEFEKFAQEPDWIFMKEKQDQISFLFGIDDHWGPLTMFEEISKKVPNVALSIEKEGHTHSFSCTEAGSVWLADHVVSVIKHQLQVKADRVKDTMVG
- the LOC113314289 gene encoding lipid droplet-associated hydrolase isoform X2, translating into MVGEYLLSKERKQASLRLCNVSSFMTELLELSAENPSLHVVIIPGNPGVVQFYKHFVEGVYEMLDGCASVTAIGHISQTKKVAFINQEIQNTEIPIFLVGHSIGSHMSLEVFRSLPERVKYCVGLYPFLSSNKESVAQKVIEKISMSSILCSAISCIVSALGLLPRRLTRFLVKRSVGKSWSTASVEALCGHLLQYHTMRNILFLAKTEFEKFAQEPDWIFMKEKQDQISFLFGIDDHWGPLTMFEEISKKVPNVALSIEKEGHTHSFSCTEAGSVWLADHVVSVIKHQLQVKADRVKDTMVG
- the LOC113314290 gene encoding uncharacterized protein LOC113314290, whose product is MASPVAQESSTLKVVATSIHIPTVALENIRKPDEKDSLYCDYCNKRRHTKETCFKLDGPPQWKNDNRRKGFSNGRRGGRRGGRNGGLRAYTQLMRSFHLHQPAFLPTIFSTISIPNGANDNGVCSNAVFQGEFCWFYFHGSIRPLVMVRKEEAFTTLSCKRWNKRAAQEPTNQQVDLILRNKSDYDIND